A single Agromyces sp. CF514 DNA region contains:
- a CDS encoding helix-turn-helix transcriptional regulator — translation MDEIRTGPRHRSSVEAFENSNTIVELLARHRLVVAPHVASRLGLALGGDADAIIEVTTLLRTSQRLGLSVLPDPLPLVPAIAAAVGPQGDILADWERQALVIAAVCTDDRSDVLLAATGRSMSELVDGRLSRHLLLVAGHFAFADPRMRIWVHAEASLADRTAAHERLAGAYVGLGNDEQAVWHRSLATLEGSPDLVAPLLEIARRADAAGEAERAHAVAREAESHASGEQAALARRVAGRAALHGGFVEDAECWLGEVLAQGDDRGRASVLGESLVATALLHGDVAEAELDAQLEQFEQAAGTRGASQASRHARALVRAIAIAAGLLAERGAMQRAARRLDQAAALIDRHGLPVDDWAVGHAWYRLFAGGGPDAEPSGAPAVPAAAAAAGPGHATSTGEELPDGAPVGGLRAIAIALERGLGGDPSGAVRWLGARRTATPIDECAAVTGFERSPLVRAERAVAIALLDLWAGEVSRAANGLRQAACDLPIAFAFAGLGAALARRLELVATGEIGPWARAVEATLPPTATCVRREDLVDRAVEAHLHGRRSEAETLVALADERARSGFGAGLHIPGLDAATEHAAHDHGATERSARPSPASDADRRGIARRSPDARLASWLRHRMRGIGRACFDAEYAAIAEQARSIRSPYERARTELMLARVCAASGAVDAAARHLVAAEHLFADCGATGWLRAVAAERVAQIAARRGAAASVTLAGEARTATAEATRPQAPSVAGATGPSDAGAVGRGPAASEDHAPGDMLDECRAAWAEVLTERELEVAMLVVEGCSNREAASRLYVSVRTVEVHVGRVFTKLSVHSRVELAVLAHRMHGRLSSSRT, via the coding sequence ATGGACGAGATCCGCACCGGGCCACGACACCGATCGAGCGTCGAGGCGTTCGAGAACTCCAACACCATCGTCGAGTTGCTCGCCAGGCACCGGCTCGTCGTCGCCCCGCACGTCGCCTCGCGACTGGGGCTCGCGCTCGGCGGCGACGCCGACGCCATTATCGAGGTCACGACGCTGCTGCGCACCTCGCAGCGGCTCGGCCTGTCGGTGCTGCCCGACCCGTTGCCGCTCGTGCCTGCGATCGCCGCGGCGGTCGGGCCGCAGGGCGACATCCTCGCCGACTGGGAGCGTCAGGCGCTCGTGATCGCCGCGGTCTGCACCGACGACCGCAGCGACGTGCTGCTCGCAGCGACCGGCCGGAGCATGTCCGAGCTCGTCGACGGCCGGCTCAGCCGCCACCTGCTGCTCGTCGCGGGCCACTTCGCGTTCGCCGACCCCCGCATGCGCATCTGGGTGCACGCCGAGGCCTCCCTCGCCGACCGCACCGCCGCCCACGAGCGGCTCGCCGGCGCCTATGTGGGGCTCGGCAACGACGAGCAGGCCGTGTGGCATCGTTCCCTCGCGACGCTCGAGGGTTCACCCGACCTGGTCGCGCCCCTGCTCGAGATCGCGAGGCGAGCGGATGCCGCGGGCGAGGCCGAGCGCGCACACGCCGTCGCGCGGGAGGCCGAGAGCCACGCATCGGGGGAGCAGGCGGCACTCGCGCGGCGCGTCGCCGGTCGGGCCGCCCTGCACGGCGGGTTCGTCGAGGATGCGGAATGCTGGCTCGGCGAGGTCCTGGCCCAGGGCGACGATCGCGGTCGGGCGAGCGTGCTCGGCGAGTCCCTCGTGGCCACGGCGCTGCTCCACGGCGACGTGGCCGAGGCCGAGCTCGATGCGCAGCTCGAGCAGTTCGAGCAGGCGGCAGGCACTCGCGGCGCGTCGCAGGCCTCGAGACATGCTCGTGCGCTCGTGCGCGCGATCGCCATCGCCGCCGGGCTGCTCGCCGAGCGAGGGGCGATGCAGCGGGCGGCGCGTCGCCTCGACCAGGCGGCGGCGCTCATCGACCGCCACGGACTCCCCGTCGACGATTGGGCGGTCGGGCACGCGTGGTACCGATTGTTCGCCGGCGGCGGACCCGACGCCGAGCCGTCCGGCGCCCCGGCTGTGCCCGCGGCTGCGGCCGCGGCCGGTCCAGGCCACGCGACCTCGACCGGCGAGGAGTTGCCCGACGGTGCTCCGGTCGGCGGGCTTCGGGCCATCGCCATCGCCCTCGAACGCGGGCTCGGCGGCGATCCGTCCGGCGCCGTGCGGTGGCTCGGCGCACGCCGCACGGCGACTCCGATCGACGAGTGCGCCGCGGTCACGGGATTCGAGCGCTCCCCGCTCGTGCGTGCGGAGCGCGCGGTCGCGATCGCCCTGCTCGACCTCTGGGCCGGCGAGGTGAGTCGCGCCGCGAACGGATTGCGCCAGGCCGCCTGCGACCTGCCGATCGCCTTCGCGTTCGCCGGGCTCGGCGCGGCGCTCGCGCGCAGGCTCGAGCTCGTCGCGACCGGTGAGATCGGGCCGTGGGCGCGAGCGGTCGAGGCGACGCTCCCGCCGACGGCCACCTGCGTGCGACGCGAGGACCTCGTCGACCGGGCCGTCGAGGCGCACCTGCACGGTCGACGCTCCGAGGCCGAGACGCTCGTGGCGCTCGCCGACGAACGGGCGAGGAGCGGCTTCGGAGCCGGGTTGCACATCCCCGGACTCGATGCGGCCACCGAACACGCGGCGCACGACCATGGCGCGACCGAGCGCTCGGCACGGCCGTCGCCGGCGTCCGACGCCGATCGTCGCGGCATCGCGAGGCGATCGCCCGACGCGCGGCTCGCGAGCTGGCTGCGCCACCGCATGCGCGGCATCGGACGTGCCTGCTTCGATGCGGAGTACGCGGCGATCGCCGAACAGGCCCGCTCGATCCGGTCGCCGTACGAACGGGCACGAACCGAGCTCATGCTCGCGCGCGTGTGCGCGGCGTCCGGCGCCGTCGACGCAGCCGCACGCCACCTCGTCGCCGCTGAGCACCTCTTCGCCGACTGCGGCGCCACCGGATGGCTGCGCGCGGTGGCGGCCGAGCGGGTGGCGCAGATCGCCGCCCGGCGGGGCGCGGCGGCATCGGTCACCCTGGCCGGCGAGGCGCGTACGGCCACCGCCGAGGCGACGCGTCCGCAGGCCCCGTCGGTCGCCGGGGCGACCGGGCCGAGCGATGCCGGGGCGGTCGGGCGCGGGCCCGCGGCATCCGAAGACCATGCTCCGGGCGACATGCTCGACGAGTGCCGAGCCGCGTGGGCCGAGGTGCTCACCGAGCGCGAACTCGAGGTCGCGATGCTCGTCGTCGAGGGCTGCTCGAATCGCGAGGCGGCGTCGAGGCTGTACGTGTCGGTGCGCACGGTCGAGGTGCACGTCGGCCGCGTGTTCACGAAGCTCTCGGTGCACTCGCGGGTCGAGCTTGCGGTGCTCGCGCACCGGATGCACGGGCGCCTGTCGTCATCGCGTACGTAG